A single genomic interval of Zingiber officinale cultivar Zhangliang chromosome 4A, Zo_v1.1, whole genome shotgun sequence harbors:
- the LOC121973594 gene encoding uncharacterized protein LOC121973594 — translation MEERYLDLVLVPLGLLLQAAYNICLFYTVKNHPDRTVIGLDRIVRQHWVKTMMQAPVTNGVLALQTVRNSIMASTVLATTAISLATAVSAFVRDSSSSSSFSPFVYGNTSATAYSVKYLSISFCLFTAFLLLVQSIRYYSHAGFLLTHAATAAELEVEPAYVAWGLNRGTLFWSMGLRAFYLSSTLFLWIFGPIPMLASSVAICAALYFLDSTSAFTRKYHQSIIVKHSSLITPHSDASPVAV, via the exons ATGGAGGAGAGGTATCTGGATCTGGTTTTGGTGCCGCTGGGCCTTCTCCTTCAAGCAGCATACAACATCTGCCTTTTCTACACCGTGAAGAATCATCCCGATCGCACTGTCATCGGCCTCGACAGGATAGTCAGGCAGCACTGGGTCAAAACCATGATGCAG GCTCCGGTGACGAACGGCGTGCTGGCGTTGCAAACGGTGCGCAACAGCATCATGGCGTCGACGGTTCTGGCAACGACCGCCATCTCCCTCGCCACCGCCGTCTCCGCCTTCGTGAGAgactcctcctcttcctcttcattctcccccttcgTGTACGGCAACACGTCCGCCACCGCCTACTCGGTCAAGTACTTGTCCATCTCCTTCTGCCTCTTCACCGCCTTCCTCCTCCTAGTCCAGTCCATCCGCTACTACTCCCACGCCGGCTTCCTGCTCACCCACGCCGCCACCGCGGCGGAGCTGGAGGTGGAGCCCGCCTACGTGGCGTGGGGCCTCAACCGGGGCACCCTCTTCTGGTCCATGGGCCTCCGGGCCTTCTACCTCTCCTCCACTCTCTTCCTCTGGATTTTCGGGCCCATTCCGATGCTGGCCAGCAGCGTCGCCATCTGCGCCGCCTTGTACTTCTTGGATTCCACCTCCGCCTTCACCAGGAAGTACCACCAATCCATCATCGTTAAGCACAGCAGCTTGATCACTCCCCACTCTGATGCATCGCCTGTTGCAGTATAA
- the LOC121970772 gene encoding ubiquitin-conjugating enzyme E2 S-like produces MAQAARLNLRLQKELKVLVTDPPPGVSFPSLSDNQNQSSLSLLSIESCIEGPEETVYSKGIFIVKIEIPERYPFQPPNVTFVTPIYHPNIDNGGRICLDILNLPPKGAWQPSMNISTVLTSIRLLLSEPNPDDALMAEISREYKYNRHVFEQKARTWTERYTNPDFTGKIDNHAVSTSLNVAPLEAHGALVPENPDQGSDRMRKKLRLSFTKPTTTPVMPSGMNNNAEKEVIVLTDEILDMPAKQSGSVRKLHLPCQNLSAKTLMQFATNNNVEKEKITLACKREKQMTSCSKLFQYSSADFDDASTVDPKKLEATPEFLDSIIVSDSEESDDDDNPPLQSRFSRLRNQASGDWKN; encoded by the exons ATGGCACAAGCTGCAAGGTTGAATCTGAGACTGCAAAAGGAACTTAAGGTGCTCGTGACTGACCCACCTCCTGGCGTTTCCTTTCCTTCACTTTCTGATAATCAGAACCAATCATCTCTTTCACTGCTTTCCATTGAGTCCT GCATCGAGGGACCTGAAGAAACTGTATATTCTAAAGGCATTTTCATTGTGAAGATCGAAATCCCTGAAAG ATATCCATTTCAGCCACCTAATGTGACCTTTGTTACACCAATTTACCATCCCAATATTGACAATGGAGGGCGTATTTGTCTTGATATTCTTAATTTACCGCCAAAG GGTGCATGGCAACCATCAATGAACATCTCAACTGTTTTAACCAGCATTCGTTTGCTACTGAGTGAGCCTAACCCAGATGATGCCTTAATGGCTGAAATT AGCAGGGAGTACAAGTACAATAGGCATGTCTTTGAACAGAAGGCCAGAACATGGACAGAGAGATACACTAATCCTGACTTTACTGGGAAAATAGATAATCATGCTGTTTCAACCAGCCTAAATGTA GCACCTTTAGAAGCTCATGGAGCTTTAGTTCCAGAAAATCCAGACCAAGGGAGTGACAGGATGAGAAAGAAGCTTCGCCTATCATTTACAAAACCGACAACAACACCAGTTATGCCATCTGGAATGAACAACAATGCTGAAAAGGAGGTTATTGTACTGACTGACGAGATATTAGATATGCCAGCCAAACAGAGTGGCAGCGTGAGGAAGCTTCACCTACCATGTCAAAACTTGTCTGCAAAAACATTGATGCAGTTTGCAACGAACAACAATgttgaaaaggaaaaaataacacTTGCTTGCAAGAGAGAGAAGCAGATGACTTCATGCTCCAAATTGTTCCAGTATTCCAGTGCCGATTTTGACGATGCTTCAACAGTTGATCCTAAGAAGCTGGAAGCTACTCCAGAGTTCCTAGATAGCATCATTGTATCTGACAGCGAAGAaagtgatgatgatgataatCCACCTTTACAATCAAGGTTCTCTAGATTAAGGAATCAAGCGTCAGGAGATTGGAAAAATTAG